Sequence from the Actinocatenispora sera genome:
GAAGTCCCGTGGCCGGACCGCGACGTCGTCCCGGCACCGCACCATGATCGACCGGACTGGTGGTCGGGCACGCCGTCACGGGGTCCAGGTCGGAGCGCGGCCGGCGAGCGCGACGACCCGGTCGAGCAGCGGCGCGTCATCGGCCACCGGTACCGGCGGGGCGAACAGCCCCTCCTGTCCCTTGCCGCCGGTGCGCTCCACCGTGGCGGTGACCCAGCCGTGCGCGGCCCGCAGCGCCGGCTCGTCCGCCCGGTACGGCGCGCCGATCGCGCGGGCCAGATCCCAGCCGTGCAGGACCAGCTCGTCGGTGACGATCTGGCCGGCCATCGCGCCCGGCATCTCCCGGCCGAAGAACTGCACGGTGCCCTCCCACGCCGCCGGCAGCTGCCAGGCGTCCGCGAGCTCGTCCAGCACCCGGGGCAGCCGCTCCCGCCAGTCGGCCGGCAGCTCGGTCGGCCGCGGGCCGCCGGGTACGGCCTGCTTCTGCGCCAGCATCCGGAACCCGACGGTGAGCTGCGCCAGGTGCGCGAGCAGCTGCCGTACGGTCATCTCGGCGCACGGCGTCGGACCGTCGAGCTGGTCGTCGCGCACCCGACCGACGAGACCCGCGACCTCGCGCGTGATCGGCTCCAGGTCCACCACCATGGCTCCCCCTCGCATCCGCCGTACCGGGCCGTGCCGGTTTCATGATGGCAGCCCGCACCGGCCCCGGCGGCGCGGGCCCGGACCACCGCAGTCCGGTGCCGGCGGCGGGGGCCCGGGGGCGACCGCACGCTCGGTGCCGTGGCGGGGGCCCGGTCGCGACCGCGGCGGGCCGGCGGGATCAGCGGCGGGCGGCGAGTTCCAGCCCGCCGCGGGCGAGCGCGAGCACCTCGGGCAGCAGCGCGGTCTCGTCGAACGCCTGCTCGGGGTCGGACAGCAACAGGCTGGCGGCGACCTGCTCGCCCCGTTTCGTACCGGCGAGGAAGTTCACCGTGAGCACCCCCGGTTCGCTGCCGCCCTTGTACCAGACCAGCGGGAACCGGCGCCGGTCCAACCCGATGTACTGGTCGTTGGTGGACATCGCGGTGCCGAGCGGCGCCATGCCGCCCACGCGGTACCGGTCGGACAGGCCGGCGAGCGCCCGGCAGATGTCGGCCGGCGTGGCGAACCACTCCAGCGTGTTGACCCGGCGCGGTGTCGTCCACGGCGTGATGGCCGACAGCGGTACCCGGTCGACCCGCGCGAGCCGCGCCCGCCGGACCGGGACGGGGGCCCGCTGGTAGCCGGCGGCCAGCCGCGGGTAGTCGTGGCCCTTGAGCACGAACAGCTCCCGGGTGGTCAGGAACGGCAGGTCGGCGGCGGGATCGGCGGTACCGAGGCGGCCCAGCTCGTGCTCGACCCGGGTCCGGCCGACCCGGTGGATCAGGTGATCGGCGGCGGTGTTGTCGCTGATCGAGATCATGTACCGGGCGAAGTCCGCCAGGCTGAGCTCGGTGCCGGCCGGTCGGTCCTGCAGCACCCCGCCGGGCAGGCTCTTCCAGTCGTCCCGGATCGCGAGCTGCTCCCGCCAGCTCGCCCGCCCGGCGGCGATCTCGTCGGCCAGCGCGCCCAGCACGTACAGCTTGAAGGCGGAGCCGAGCGGCCGGCGGGTGTCCGGCGCGATGCCGTGCACCACCGTGGTGTCACCGCCGCGGCCGATGCGGGCGGCGGCGAACGACACGTTCGGCGCCAGCGCCCGGGCCCGGCGGTCCAGCTCGGCCCAGGTCCGTGGCGTCTCGTGGTAGGCGGCGAACTTCAGGCCGGTGATCAGGCCGGTGTCCTCGACATCGACCCGCACGACCCACCGGCCCGCGCCGACGGCGAGCCGCTCCGCCCTGGTCGCGGTGCTGGCCAGGGACCGGCCGGCGGTCAACGGGCCGATCTGGGCGAAGACCTCGTTCAGCGCGTCCGCGCCGCCGATCGCCGCCAGCGTCTCGGCGGCGAGGTGCGCGGCCAGTTCCTCGGCCGGCACCGGCGCCTGCCGGGTGGCGCCGATCAGCCAGCGCAGCTGCCGGTCCGCGGCGTGCTCGGCGCGGTCCGGCTCGGCGCCGGCCGGCGTGCCGACCGCCACCCCGACCGCGACCGCCAGCGGCAGCGCGTACCCGACCGCCGACATGATGCCGCGACGATCGATCCCCATGGGGCCCTCCCTCGTGTCTCGGGCCCCGCAGGATCTCCAGCCGGGCCCCTAGGTCTGTGCAACGGGCAGCACGAGCAGCCCGGCGATCGCACCGCCGTCGTCGTACGCGACGCGCAGGGTGGCGTCGCCCGCCTCGCAGCGGACCGCCACGTCCACCACCGTGTGCCGGCCGATGCGCCGGACGAACGTCGTGCCGATCCCCTCGTACCGGCCGATGCTGTCGGTCAGTTCGGCCCACACGGCGGCGAGCCTCGTGGCGTCGACGGCGCCCGCCATCCGGGGCGAGAACCGGCTGACCACCGCCGGCCACCGGCCCTCGGTCAGGTCGACCAGGATCCGGACGGACCGGTCGGCGGCGTCCGGCAGCGGCGCCAGGCCGGTGTCCGAGCGCTCGCCGGCCCGCCCGAACCGCTGGTACGCCGCCTGCCGGGTGATCCCCAACGTCTCACCGATCACCTCCCAGGTCTCGCCGGCCGACCGGGCGGCGCGGACCGCCCGGTGCAGCCGGCGGTCGGCGGCGCGCAGCGCGTCGTGCGCCGCGATCACCTCCGTGAGCGGGTCGTGCTCCCCGGTGTCAACCGTCTCCTGACGATCGTGCCGTGTCAATTTCTCCTTCACGGCAGCCCGCTCTCGGCGCGCCGCACTGCGGCAGGTGGCGTCGCAGTAGAGTCGCACCCGGCCCTTGGATTTCTTTTGTACCAACGGTTTATCGCACTGCCGGCAGCGCACCGGCGCCTCGTTGCCCGCCATGATCCCACCCCCTTTGCGTGCCGCACGAAATACTAGTGCCGGCGGCACGAAAGGAAAAGCGTGCCGGCGTGCCAGGGATGGCAGGATGGGCGGGTGCCGTCGCTGATCGAGCCCGTCGTCCCGCCCGGACGGATGTCCGGCATCCCCCAGCCCGTCCTGACCGAGCCGCCCGGCGGGAGCTCGACCGCCCGCGGCGCGCTGCTGCTGCGCCCCTGGCGCGACGCCGACGCACCCGCGCTGGCGCGGGCGTACCAGGATCCGGCGATCCGGCGCTGGCACGCGCGGTCGATGAACGAGGACGAGGCGCGCGACTGGATCCGGCAACGGGCCGAGCGCTGGTCCGCCGAGGCCGGCGCGGACTGGGCGGTCAGCTCCGACGGCACGCTGGCCGGCCGGATCGGGCTGCGCACCGTCGATCTCACCGAAGGCCTCGCCGAGGTGGCGTACTGGACGCTGCCGGCCGCCCGCGGCCACGGCCTCGCCGGCCGGGCGCTGGGCCGCCTCACCCGGTGGTGCACCGACGAACTCCAGCTGCACCGGCTGGAGTTGTTGCACGCCATCGAGAACACCGCCTCCTGCCGGGTCGCCGAGAAATCCGGCTACCGGTACGAGGGCACGCTGCGCCAGTCGGTCCCGCACGCCGACGGCTTCCACGACATGCACCTGCACGCCCGCCTCGCCACCGACCCCACCTGACCGGTACCGGACGCTCGCCGACTCACCACCACCTGGTTCGCGAGCGCGTTCGCCACCGTGGACGCGAGGTTCAGCTAGCCACGTTGTTGCGAGCAGCCCATAGCATCATCGCTATGACATGGGTACCGTCGAGCTTGAGCCGGAGGTCCGGAAGTGGCTGGAGGGGTTGTCCACCGAGCATTTCGCCACGGCGGCGTTCTACATAGAGCTGCTGGCTGACAAAGGCGCGTTGCTCGGCGAGCCGTACAGTCGGCAGTTGGACGGAAAGCTACGGGAGCTGCGGTTCCACATCGACGGGCAGTCGGTCCGCATCACGTGCTGGATAGCGGCATCGAGGCGAATCATTCTCTTGACCACGTTCCACAAGACGCGGATGCGAGAGGGCCGGCAGGTGGATCGGGCCCGGCAGGCGCTGGCACGGTGCATCTCGGCACAGCACACAGTGGATGGGGAGGGCCGGTGATGGAGCGGAGCGAGTGGACGGAACTGCGTGATCGGCGCATGGCAGAGCCGGGTGCCGCCGAAGCGTTCGAAGCAACCCGTATCGCCTTCGAGTTGGGGCGCTCGGTACGAGAGTTGCGGGAGCGTCGGGGCTGGAGCCAGCGCCGGCTGGCGGATCAGGCGGGTATGACGCAGTCTGCGGTTGCCCGATTCGAAAGTGGCGGGACGGTCCCCACGATTCCGGTACTGGAGCGGCTCGCCCGGGCGCTCGGTGCCGAGCTCGTCGTTCGCCTTGCGCCCGGTGCCGACGTCGCCTGACTGCGCCGACACCGACGGCCGGGACCTCGTCAGGGCCGGGCGGCGAGGTGGATCAGGGTGATGGTGACGTGCATGCCGACGTGGCGGTAGAGATCGAGTGCGCCGGTACGGGAGTCGGTCGACAGCTGCGCCCGTTGCGCGCCACGGGTTCGCGCCGCGCCGAACGCCTCGGCGAGCAGGGCGCGGGCCAGGCCACGGCCGCGCTGGTCGGCCCGTACCGCGAGCTGGTTGATCCACGCATCGCCGTCGGTGTCGAGCAGGTGGCAGGCGCCGACGATCTCGTCGCCGTGCACGACCACGAGCAGCTGCGCCGGCCGGAACCCGGGCCGGCCGAGCACTCCGGCCGCCCAGTCCTCGTACCCGGTGGGGCTGCGGTCCGGCCACTCGGCGAACGCGTCCTCGATGGTGCGGTAGACGGCGCGTTCCTCGCCCGGCCGGTACGGGCGGATCGCGTATCCGGCCGGTAGCGGCGCGGCGGGGATCACCGCACCGGCCGGCAGCTCCAGTACCCAGCTGGTCCAGAGCGGGGTGTAGCCGTTGCGCCGCAACAGGTTCACCGCGTCGACGGCCCGCTCCGGTACGGTCTGGCCGATCAGGTCGCTGCCCACCTCCCGGGCGCGCCGGCGGGTCCAGCCGAGCAGCGCGGTGCCGATGCCGCGGCCCCGGTGGTCGGGATGCACGTACACCTCGGCCCGCCGGCCCTGGTAGACCTCGGCGTAGCCGACCAGCCGGTCGCCGTCGAGCACGGCGAGCGTGTCGGCGGTGAGGTCGAAGCTGGGCCGCTGCCAGTCGCCGACGATGTCGGCCTCCTCGATGACCGCCTCACCGAGGTCGACCCGTTCGCAGTCGGCCATCAGCGCGGTCACCGCCGCCGCGTCCGCCGCGGTCAGTGGCCGGGTGACCAGCTCGGCCGGCATCGTCGTCGTCACCCCCGCAGCATGCGCCCACCCACCCGGATCGGCACCGGAATTTCGGCCGGCGCCGCCTCCCGAACCTCGCGGCGGAACACCGGCCGGCCACACCGTCGCGAACCGATGCGGCCGACACCCCGGCTCAGCGACGGGTGCCGCGGCTCAGCAGAGCGGTGAGGAGCGCGCCGAGCAGGGCCACCGTGCCGGCGATCAGGAACACCCGGTCGAGCCCGGTGACGTACCCGTCCGGGCCGCCGTGGGCCGCACCGAGCTGGTGCGCGAAGACCGCGCCGTAGCCGGCGATGCCGGTACTGAAGCCGATCTGCTGGAAGGTGTTGTTGACACCGGAGGCCATGCCGACCCGCGACGGCTCGACGACCGAGACGGCCAGCGCGCCGAGCGGCGGCAGGGTGAGCCCGACGCCGACCCCGACGACCAGGAAGCCGGGTACCAGCGCCGTCCAGCCGGTGGTGGGGCCGAGCCGGCACAGCAGCAACAGTCCGGCACCGAGTACGACCAGCCCGGCGGCGACGAGCCGAGCCACGCCGAACCGGTCCATCAGGGTGCCGACCAGCGTGCCGACGAGCAGGATCGGCGCGGTGATCAGCAGGAACCGTAGCCCGGTCTGCAGCGCCGAGTAACCGAGCGGGCCCTGGAACCAGAGCGACAGGTAGACGTACAGCGGGAACAGCGATCCCTGCGCGGCGAGCGCGGCGACCTGGGCGCCGGTGAACCTGCGGCGGCGAAACAGCGCCAGGTCGAGCAGCGGCGCCGGATGCCGGTGCTCGACGAGGACGAACGCCACCAGTCCGACGACCGCGCCGGCGAACAGCAGCAGCACCTGGACGCTGCCCCAGCCGGCGTCGTTTCCGCGCAGCAGGGCGAGAACCAGCAGTACCAGCGCGGCGCTCAACGCGGCGGCACCGCCGAGATCCAGCCGCTGGCCGCGGTCCGGCCGCGCCTCGTGGCGCAGGGTGACGGCGGCGAGGACGACGGTGATCGCCGCGATCGGCAGGTTGAGGAAGAAGATCCACCGCCAGCCCAGCCCGGTGGTGATCGCGCCGCCGAGCAGCGGGCCGGCCGCCGCGGCGACGCCGGCGACCGTGCCGCGGATCGCGAACGCGGTGCCCCGCGACGGGCCCGGATAGTACCGGGCGATCAGCGCCAGCGTGGTCGCGAACATCAGCGCGCCGCCGGCGCCCTGCACGGCGACGGCGCCGACGAGTGCGCCGGTCGTCGGGGCGAGGCCGCTGGCCAGCGAGGCGACGGCAAACAGCGTCACGCCGGTGACGAACACGGTGCGGTGGCCGAACCGGTCGCCGGCCGAGCCGCCGATCAGTTGCAGCGCGGCGAGGGTCAGTGCGTAGCCGTCGACGACCCACTGCAGCGTGGTCTGGTCGCCGCCCAGATCGCGGTGGATGGCGGGCAGCGCCACGGACACGACCGTGGCCTGCAGCAGCAGCATGAACACCGCCAGCGCGACGGCGACGACCGGCCACCAGCCGGCGAGCGGGCCGGCGTTCGGTTCGGGTGGGGCCGCGGCGCCGGCGGTGCGATCAGCTTCGGTAGACATGCCGCGAGCGTCATTGCCGGCCGACGAATGCTCCAGCCATCAACACGCTTCTGCCGGATCTCGACACGAGCTAGCATCCGAGGCATGGAATCGGTCGTGCTCGACGAGATCGATCTGAGCCTGATCCACGCGCTCACCATCGACGGGCGCGCCCCGTTCAGCCGGATCGCCGCGGTGCTCGGGGTCTCCGACCAGACCGTCGCCCGGCGGTACCGGCGGTTGCGCCGCGCCGACGTGATCCGGGTGGTGGGCCGGCTGGACGCGCGGCGGCTCGGGCACGTCGTCTGGGCGCTGCGGCTGCGGGTCGCCCCGGGCTCCGCCAACGCCGTCGCGCGGGCGCTCGCGAAGCGCCCCGACACCTCGTACGTGCAGCTGGCGTCCGGCGGTACCGAGGTGCTGTGCGGCACCGAGGCGAGCAGCGAACACGACCACGCGCAGCTGCTCGAACAGCTCACCGAGACCCGGCCGGTCCTCGCGATCAGTGCCCAGTGCGTGCTGCACGTCTTCCGCGGCGGGCCGGCCGCCTGGCCCGCCCTGACCACCGCGCTCGACCCCGGGCAGGCCGCGCGGCTCGACCCGTACCCGGGGGTCGCGCCGAGCGAGGTGGTGCTCGACGACGGCGACCGTGCCCTGCTCGATGCGCTGAGCGTCGACGGCCGGGCCGCGCACGCCACGATCGCGCACGCGACCGGCTGGCACGAATCGACCGTACGGCGCCGGATCGACGCGCTGCGCTCGGCCGGCGCGCTGTTCGTCGACGTCGACATCGACGAGCGACTGTTGGGCGTGCATGCCAACACGCTGTTGCTGATGAGCGTGGCGCCGGCCGCGCTGAGTTCGGTCGGCGAGGCGCTCGCCGAGCACGAGCAGGTCGCGTTCGCCGGGGCGACGACCGGCGCCACGAACCTGGTTGCCAGCCTGATGTGCGCCGACGTGTACGCGCTCTACGACTACCTGACCGACCGGCTCGCCGCGATCCCCGCGATCAGCAGCATCGAGACGGTACCGATCGTGCGCACCATCAAGCGCGGCAGCATCTTCGGCGGCTGACCGGCGGCCCGGTGTCAGCCGGTGACCCGGGTGGCTTCGACGTCGGCGTCCGGGACGAGTTCCTGGTGCAGGACGAGGACGCGGTCGCCAT
This genomic interval carries:
- a CDS encoding TIGR03086 family metal-binding protein — protein: MVVDLEPITREVAGLVGRVRDDQLDGPTPCAEMTVRQLLAHLAQLTVGFRMLAQKQAVPGGPRPTELPADWRERLPRVLDELADAWQLPAAWEGTVQFFGREMPGAMAGQIVTDELVLHGWDLARAIGAPYRADEPALRAAHGWVTATVERTGGKGQEGLFAPPVPVADDAPLLDRVVALAGRAPTWTP
- a CDS encoding serine hydrolase; the encoded protein is MGIDRRGIMSAVGYALPLAVAVGVAVGTPAGAEPDRAEHAADRQLRWLIGATRQAPVPAEELAAHLAAETLAAIGGADALNEVFAQIGPLTAGRSLASTATRAERLAVGAGRWVVRVDVEDTGLITGLKFAAYHETPRTWAELDRRARALAPNVSFAAARIGRGGDTTVVHGIAPDTRRPLGSAFKLYVLGALADEIAAGRASWREQLAIRDDWKSLPGGVLQDRPAGTELSLADFARYMISISDNTAADHLIHRVGRTRVEHELGRLGTADPAADLPFLTTRELFVLKGHDYPRLAAGYQRAPVPVRRARLARVDRVPLSAITPWTTPRRVNTLEWFATPADICRALAGLSDRYRVGGMAPLGTAMSTNDQYIGLDRRRFPLVWYKGGSEPGVLTVNFLAGTKRGEQVAASLLLSDPEQAFDETALLPEVLALARGGLELAARR
- a CDS encoding DUF3887 domain-containing protein; amino-acid sequence: MKEKLTRHDRQETVDTGEHDPLTEVIAAHDALRAADRRLHRAVRAARSAGETWEVIGETLGITRQAAYQRFGRAGERSDTGLAPLPDAADRSVRILVDLTEGRWPAVVSRFSPRMAGAVDATRLAAVWAELTDSIGRYEGIGTTFVRRIGRHTVVDVAVRCEAGDATLRVAYDDGGAIAGLLVLPVAQT
- a CDS encoding GNAT family N-acetyltransferase, with translation MPSLIEPVVPPGRMSGIPQPVLTEPPGGSSTARGALLLRPWRDADAPALARAYQDPAIRRWHARSMNEDEARDWIRQRAERWSAEAGADWAVSSDGTLAGRIGLRTVDLTEGLAEVAYWTLPAARGHGLAGRALGRLTRWCTDELQLHRLELLHAIENTASCRVAEKSGYRYEGTLRQSVPHADGFHDMHLHARLATDPT
- a CDS encoding type II toxin-antitoxin system RelE/ParE family toxin, whose translation is MGTVELEPEVRKWLEGLSTEHFATAAFYIELLADKGALLGEPYSRQLDGKLRELRFHIDGQSVRITCWIAASRRIILLTTFHKTRMREGRQVDRARQALARCISAQHTVDGEGR
- a CDS encoding helix-turn-helix domain-containing protein, whose protein sequence is MERSEWTELRDRRMAEPGAAEAFEATRIAFELGRSVRELRERRGWSQRRLADQAGMTQSAVARFESGGTVPTIPVLERLARALGAELVVRLAPGADVA
- a CDS encoding GNAT family N-acetyltransferase, whose amino-acid sequence is MTTTMPAELVTRPLTAADAAAVTALMADCERVDLGEAVIEEADIVGDWQRPSFDLTADTLAVLDGDRLVGYAEVYQGRRAEVYVHPDHRGRGIGTALLGWTRRRAREVGSDLIGQTVPERAVDAVNLLRRNGYTPLWTSWVLELPAGAVIPAAPLPAGYAIRPYRPGEERAVYRTIEDAFAEWPDRSPTGYEDWAAGVLGRPGFRPAQLLVVVHGDEIVGACHLLDTDGDAWINQLAVRADQRGRGLARALLAEAFGAARTRGAQRAQLSTDSRTGALDLYRHVGMHVTITLIHLAARP
- a CDS encoding MFS transporter — encoded protein: MSTEADRTAGAAAPPEPNAGPLAGWWPVVAVALAVFMLLLQATVVSVALPAIHRDLGGDQTTLQWVVDGYALTLAALQLIGGSAGDRFGHRTVFVTGVTLFAVASLASGLAPTTGALVGAVAVQGAGGALMFATTLALIARYYPGPSRGTAFAIRGTVAGVAAAAGPLLGGAITTGLGWRWIFFLNLPIAAITVVLAAVTLRHEARPDRGQRLDLGGAAALSAALVLLVLALLRGNDAGWGSVQVLLLFAGAVVGLVAFVLVEHRHPAPLLDLALFRRRRFTGAQVAALAAQGSLFPLYVYLSLWFQGPLGYSALQTGLRFLLITAPILLVGTLVGTLMDRFGVARLVAAGLVVLGAGLLLLCRLGPTTGWTALVPGFLVVGVGVGLTLPPLGALAVSVVEPSRVGMASGVNNTFQQIGFSTGIAGYGAVFAHQLGAAHGGPDGYVTGLDRVFLIAGTVALLGALLTALLSRGTRR
- a CDS encoding Lrp/AsnC family transcriptional regulator; the encoded protein is MESVVLDEIDLSLIHALTIDGRAPFSRIAAVLGVSDQTVARRYRRLRRADVIRVVGRLDARRLGHVVWALRLRVAPGSANAVARALAKRPDTSYVQLASGGTEVLCGTEASSEHDHAQLLEQLTETRPVLAISAQCVLHVFRGGPAAWPALTTALDPGQAARLDPYPGVAPSEVVLDDGDRALLDALSVDGRAAHATIAHATGWHESTVRRRIDALRSAGALFVDVDIDERLLGVHANTLLLMSVAPAALSSVGEALAEHEQVAFAGATTGATNLVASLMCADVYALYDYLTDRLAAIPAISSIETVPIVRTIKRGSIFGG